Proteins encoded in a region of the Sterolibacterium denitrificans genome:
- a CDS encoding DNA gyrase inhibitor YacG — protein MVSTPATAPRLVACPTCGKPLPWSVENPYRPFCSERCKSIDFGAWAAEEYRVPETSETEAELPGESE, from the coding sequence ATGGTGAGCACGCCCGCGACCGCGCCCCGCCTCGTCGCTTGCCCGACCTGCGGCAAGCCATTGCCGTGGAGCGTGGAAAATCCTTATCGGCCGTTCTGCTCGGAACGCTGCAAGTCCATCGATTTCGGCGCCTGGGCGGCCGAGGAATATCGCGTCCCCGAGACTTCCGAGACCGAAGCGGAACTGCCAGGCGAGTCTGAATAG
- a CDS encoding biotin--[acetyl-CoA-carboxylase] ligase: MPVPDVSDVSVTPPAVAAIAAALDARAGLACRFDIDVLAECDSSNSRLMARAEAGAPSGTVIVAERQTAGRGRRGRHWTSAPGDSLTFSLLWRFPPDTALDGLSLAVGVALARALEDLGIEGIRLKWPNDVLLHGRKLAGILIELVSPPRAAQGPAAIIGVGLNLRLPADLPADVRAGAAALAEVTPALPDANQLLAALLAALHAQLEPFATAGFAALRGAWQQRHACADLSVCLSDDFNPPRVGICRGVDADGALLLETPDGLQRIVSGEVSLRPQA; this comes from the coding sequence ATGCCTGTTCCCGATGTTTCCGATGTTTCAGTCACGCCGCCCGCAGTCGCGGCGATCGCTGCCGCGCTCGATGCCCGCGCTGGCCTGGCGTGCCGTTTCGATATCGACGTTCTGGCCGAGTGCGATTCCAGCAACAGCCGGTTGATGGCGCGGGCCGAGGCGGGCGCGCCCAGTGGCACGGTGATCGTTGCCGAGCGGCAGACGGCCGGACGTGGCCGGCGGGGCCGCCACTGGACGTCGGCGCCCGGCGACAGCCTGACTTTTTCGCTGCTTTGGCGCTTCCCGCCGGATACCGCGCTGGATGGCCTGTCGCTGGCCGTGGGCGTGGCGCTGGCGCGCGCGCTGGAGGATTTGGGCATCGAGGGTATCCGCCTGAAATGGCCCAACGACGTGCTGCTGCATGGGCGCAAGCTGGCCGGCATCCTCATCGAGCTGGTTTCACCGCCGCGCGCCGCGCAGGGTCCGGCGGCGATCATCGGCGTCGGCCTCAATCTGCGTTTGCCGGCCGATCTGCCTGCCGATGTTCGCGCGGGCGCGGCAGCGCTGGCGGAGGTGACGCCCGCGTTGCCGGATGCGAACCAGTTGCTGGCCGCTCTGCTCGCCGCGCTGCATGCGCAGCTCGAGCCGTTCGCCACGGCGGGGTTCGCGGCGTTGCGCGGCGCCTGGCAGCAGCGCCATGCCTGCGCGGATCTTTCCGTGTGCCTGAGCGATGATTTCAATCCGCCGCGCGTGGGCATCTGCCGCGGCGTCGACGCGGATGGCGCCCTGCTGCTGGAAACCCCGGACGGCCTGCAGCGCATCGTCAGCGGCGAGGTTTCCCTGAGGCCGCAGGCATGA
- a CDS encoding Nudix family hydrolase encodes MKITEVAAAVILREDGAFLLGRRPPGSVYAGYWEFPGGKVEAGETPRDALIRELHEELGIRVGQADPWLVREFIYEHAHVRLHFFRVRRWQGELRDLQHDALAWQQPGAVDVAPLLPANAPILAALALPDVYAITHAGGPRGIGVEAQLAALEAALARGLRLVQLREPLLDAAQRDEFAMRAVALCRRHGARLLVNGDAELARRCGADGLHLPAAQLMPLDQRPDFPLVAASCHDAAELAQAAHLQLDFAVLGAIGETASHPGQPGIGWKACAALLAGYPLPVYALGGLSSDDLPAAWHSGAHGIAAIRAAWERR; translated from the coding sequence ATGAAAATCACCGAAGTCGCCGCCGCCGTCATCCTGCGCGAGGACGGCGCCTTCCTGCTCGGCCGGCGGCCGCCGGGCAGCGTGTATGCCGGCTACTGGGAATTTCCCGGCGGCAAGGTCGAAGCCGGTGAAACGCCGCGCGACGCCCTGATCCGCGAGCTGCACGAGGAGCTCGGCATCCGCGTCGGGCAAGCCGATCCATGGCTGGTCCGCGAGTTCATCTATGAGCACGCCCACGTCCGCCTCCACTTCTTCCGCGTGCGGCGCTGGCAGGGCGAGCTGCGCGATCTGCAGCACGACGCGCTGGCCTGGCAGCAGCCCGGCGCCGTCGATGTCGCCCCGCTGCTGCCGGCCAATGCGCCCATCCTCGCGGCGCTGGCGCTGCCGGATGTTTACGCCATCACCCATGCCGGCGGGCCGCGCGGCATCGGCGTCGAGGCGCAGTTGGCGGCGCTGGAAGCAGCGCTGGCGCGCGGCCTGCGCCTGGTGCAACTGCGCGAGCCGCTGCTCGACGCGGCGCAGCGCGATGAGTTCGCCATGCGCGCCGTCGCCCTGTGCCGCCGGCACGGCGCGCGGCTGCTGGTGAATGGCGATGCCGAACTGGCACGCCGTTGCGGCGCCGACGGCCTGCACCTACCGGCAGCCCAGTTGATGCCGCTCGACCAGCGACCGGATTTTCCGCTCGTCGCCGCCTCCTGCCACGATGCCGCCGAACTCGCCCAGGCGGCGCATCTGCAACTGGACTTTGCCGTGCTCGGCGCAATCGGGGAAACCGCCAGCCATCCCGGCCAACCGGGCATCGGCTGGAAGGCTTGCGCTGCCTTGCTGGCGGGCTATCCGCTGCCGGTCTATGCGCTTGGCGGCCTGTCAAGCGACGATCTGCCCGCCGCCTGGCACAGCGGTGCCCACGGCATCGCCGCCATCCGCGCGGCCTGGGAACGGCGGTAG
- a CDS encoding molybdopterin-dependent oxidoreductase, whose translation MKTLRTTLSLSFTAAAAATLVLLGGNAVAAGHHAATAGGDEAAATAVLAQKSGCLACHRGAGKGNGPAYQDVAAKYAGNKADAEALLAKHIIEGTGPDGLGWMQAGKASLPFMPANHVSPADARKLARWVLNTTGEIPDISRLFVTEQITVTGVVKNPLTLDPDALRRFPPQQVGEVPLVCQSGADRGKLENFKGVRLIDILNKAEIVAPGHNDVKKLAIVATASDGYKAVFSWNEIFNSPLGEGVMVFFEKNGKPLGDTDGRIAMVSSKDTRTGPRHVKWLQNIEVKKIAD comes from the coding sequence ATGAAGACATTGCGAACCACCCTGAGCCTGTCGTTTACCGCTGCTGCTGCCGCCACCCTCGTGCTGCTGGGCGGCAACGCCGTGGCGGCGGGCCATCACGCCGCCACGGCGGGCGGCGACGAAGCCGCAGCGACGGCGGTACTCGCCCAGAAGAGCGGCTGTCTTGCCTGCCACCGTGGCGCGGGCAAGGGCAACGGCCCCGCGTACCAGGACGTCGCGGCGAAATATGCCGGCAACAAGGCGGATGCCGAAGCCCTGCTGGCCAAGCACATCATCGAAGGCACCGGGCCGGACGGCCTGGGCTGGATGCAGGCCGGCAAGGCCAGCCTGCCCTTCATGCCGGCCAACCACGTCTCGCCTGCCGACGCGCGCAAGCTGGCGCGCTGGGTGCTGAACACCACCGGCGAGATTCCCGACATTTCGCGCCTGTTCGTCACCGAGCAGATCACCGTCACCGGCGTCGTGAAGAACCCGCTGACGCTCGATCCCGATGCGCTGCGCCGCTTCCCGCCGCAGCAGGTCGGCGAAGTACCGCTGGTCTGCCAGAGCGGCGCCGACCGGGGCAAGCTGGAGAATTTCAAGGGCGTGCGTCTCATCGACATACTCAACAAGGCCGAAATCGTCGCCCCGGGCCACAACGACGTGAAGAAACTGGCCATCGTCGCCACCGCCAGCGACGGCTACAAGGCGGTGTTCTCCTGGAACGAGATCTTCAACTCGCCGCTGGGCGAGGGTGTCATGGTGTTCTTCGAGAAAAACGGCAAGCCGCTGGGCGACACGGACGGCCGCATCGCCATGGTCTCGTCCAAGGACACCCGCACCGGCCCGCGCCATGTCAAATGGCTGCAAAACATCGAGGTCAAGAAAATCGCCGATTGA
- a CDS encoding type III pantothenate kinase, protein MSDRMLLCLDCGNTRLKWGTYDPARRCWLAQGALLLTEIGRLPAEVRASPGYSTPAGIVGCIVANHEARAAIELGADALGAPLRWNESQAAQCGVTNGYEEPAQLGADRWAALIGARHLQPQAPCLVVTAGTATTIDRLDADGSFRGGLILPGVDLMRTALAHHTARLPLAQGDFQELPCNTRAAIASGCLQATAGAIERMFRPIAADPAAICLLSGGAAGHFAGLLDIPLRHVENLVLEGLAQIAVAVAVTDSTA, encoded by the coding sequence ATGAGCGATCGCATGCTGCTGTGCCTGGACTGCGGCAATACCCGCCTCAAGTGGGGCACGTACGATCCGGCGCGGCGCTGCTGGCTGGCGCAGGGCGCGTTGCTGCTGACGGAGATCGGCCGCCTGCCGGCGGAGGTGCGCGCCTCGCCGGGTTACAGCACGCCGGCGGGCATCGTTGGCTGCATCGTCGCCAATCACGAGGCGCGCGCGGCCATCGAACTGGGCGCCGATGCGCTCGGTGCGCCGCTGCGCTGGAACGAAAGCCAGGCCGCGCAATGCGGCGTGACGAACGGTTATGAAGAACCCGCCCAGCTCGGCGCCGACCGCTGGGCGGCGCTGATCGGCGCGCGTCACCTGCAGCCGCAGGCGCCCTGTCTGGTGGTGACGGCGGGCACGGCGACGACCATCGACCGCCTCGATGCCGATGGCAGTTTCCGCGGCGGCCTGATCCTGCCGGGCGTCGATCTGATGCGCACCGCGCTCGCCCACCACACTGCGCGGCTGCCGCTGGCGCAGGGGGACTTCCAGGAATTGCCGTGCAATACGCGGGCGGCGATCGCCAGCGGTTGCCTGCAGGCCACGGCCGGCGCGATCGAACGCATGTTCCGGCCGATCGCCGCCGATCCGGCGGCGATCTGTCTGCTGTCGGGCGGGGCGGCCGGGCACTTTGCCGGGCTGCTGGACATTCCGCTGCGCCACGTCGAAAATCTCGTGCTCGAAGGTCTGGCGCAGATCGCCGTGGCCGTGGCTGTGACCGATTCGACTGCCTGA
- a CDS encoding TonB-dependent receptor plug domain-containing protein, with protein MKPQAHPLPNTRPTLIALAMASALASGSVLAQTSAPPSGSVFTLGTVVVSATAPQSGGISEDQVASVVTSEEIQQFNRENIADALNLLSGITLSHGQKNERRVSIRGFETSKVGLFIDGIPVYIPFDGAVDMNRFTTADLAAIQVAKGFTSVAYGPNTMAGAINLVTRKPVKQLEGNVQLGFGEGNERKASVNVGSNQGLWYIQGGVSYLESDWFRMSSSFVPKPGAALYEDGGERNNSYRKDSKVSLKFGLTPNATDEYAISYLKQEGEKGQPTSTAGTGQTWRWPYWNKESVYLTTRTALGANETLKFKLYHDTFDNAIDMYTNATFTTINGTGSSIYNDKTYGGSVELESTRIKDNTLRLFAFYKKDIHDKNDYSYIPPRYDRMEDTLVSYALENNYQIRSDLLLSLGASHHELKPNKIYKSDNLTLTLPGSQSANDFQAGLFHDWSSSTRLYATASKKTRLPSLQDRYNGAQGRYIENPNLQPEKSVNYEIGYQGTPWQNAKAEAAIFHSTVDNKIQDWYPDPSKNCTAPTVPDPVGNVCQRRNVGEVRYSGIELGLRGQVSAQLELGGNYTHTEPKIISNPNSRSGAKVYDVPKRKATVHARYRPAENLDFIAFVENNSKRWVSDTVELGAYTTLNLKVAYRPMKDLTLEAGVNNAGDKNYEFSSGFPQPGRMWFANGVYTF; from the coding sequence ATGAAACCACAAGCACACCCCCTCCCCAACACCCGGCCGACCCTGATCGCCCTTGCCATGGCATCGGCGCTGGCTTCCGGCAGCGTTCTGGCGCAAACGAGCGCCCCCCCGTCGGGTTCGGTCTTCACGCTGGGCACGGTCGTCGTGAGCGCGACGGCGCCGCAATCCGGCGGCATCTCCGAAGACCAGGTCGCCTCGGTCGTCACCAGCGAGGAAATCCAGCAATTCAACCGTGAGAACATTGCCGACGCACTGAACCTGCTTTCCGGCATCACCCTCTCCCACGGCCAGAAGAACGAGCGGCGCGTTTCGATCCGCGGCTTCGAGACGAGCAAGGTCGGCCTGTTCATCGACGGCATTCCCGTCTATATCCCGTTCGACGGCGCGGTGGACATGAACCGCTTCACCACCGCCGATCTGGCCGCGATCCAGGTCGCCAAGGGCTTCACCTCGGTGGCCTACGGCCCCAACACCATGGCCGGCGCGATCAACCTGGTCACGCGCAAGCCGGTGAAGCAGCTCGAAGGCAACGTCCAGCTCGGCTTCGGCGAGGGCAACGAACGCAAGGCGTCGGTGAATGTCGGCAGCAACCAAGGCCTGTGGTACATCCAGGGCGGCGTCTCGTACCTGGAAAGCGACTGGTTCCGCATGTCCTCCAGCTTCGTGCCGAAACCGGGCGCGGCGCTGTACGAGGATGGCGGCGAGCGCAACAACTCCTATCGCAAGGACAGCAAGGTCTCGCTCAAGTTCGGCCTGACGCCGAATGCCACCGACGAGTACGCGATCAGCTACCTCAAGCAGGAAGGCGAAAAAGGGCAACCCACCAGCACCGCCGGCACCGGCCAGACCTGGCGCTGGCCTTACTGGAACAAGGAAAGCGTTTACCTCACCACGCGCACGGCGCTGGGTGCAAACGAGACGCTGAAGTTCAAGCTCTACCACGACACTTTCGACAACGCGATCGACATGTACACGAACGCGACGTTCACCACGATCAACGGCACCGGCTCCAGCATCTACAACGACAAGACCTACGGCGGCTCGGTGGAACTGGAATCGACGCGCATCAAGGACAACACCCTGCGCCTGTTCGCCTTCTACAAGAAGGACATCCACGACAAGAACGACTACTCATACATCCCGCCCCGCTATGACCGCATGGAGGACACGCTGGTCTCGTACGCTCTCGAGAACAACTATCAGATCCGTTCCGACCTGCTGCTCTCCCTGGGTGCCAGCCATCACGAACTGAAGCCGAACAAGATCTACAAGTCCGACAATCTGACGCTGACGCTGCCGGGCAGCCAATCGGCCAACGATTTCCAGGCCGGCCTGTTCCACGACTGGTCGTCGTCGACCCGCCTGTACGCCACCGCCTCGAAGAAGACGCGCCTGCCCTCGCTGCAGGATCGCTACAACGGAGCTCAAGGCAGATACATCGAGAACCCCAACCTGCAGCCGGAAAAGTCGGTTAACTACGAAATCGGCTACCAGGGCACGCCGTGGCAAAACGCCAAGGCCGAAGCCGCGATCTTCCACAGCACCGTCGATAACAAGATCCAGGACTGGTATCCCGATCCCAGCAAAAACTGCACCGCGCCGACGGTACCGGATCCGGTAGGCAACGTCTGCCAGCGGCGCAACGTCGGCGAAGTGCGCTACAGCGGCATCGAATTGGGCTTGCGCGGCCAGGTCTCGGCCCAGCTCGAACTGGGCGGCAACTACACCCACACGGAGCCCAAGATCATCAGCAATCCCAACAGCCGCAGCGGCGCCAAGGTCTACGACGTACCCAAGCGCAAGGCGACCGTGCATGCACGCTATCGTCCGGCCGAAAACCTCGACTTCATCGCCTTCGTCGAAAACAACAGCAAGCGCTGGGTCTCGGATACGGTTGAGCTGGGCGCCTACACCACGCTGAACCTGAAGGTCGCCTACCGGCCGATGAAGGATCTGACCCTGGAAGCCGGCGTCAACAATGCCGGCGACAAGAACTACGAGTTCTCCAGCGGCTTCCCGCAGCCCGGCCGCATGTGGTTCGCCAACGGCGTCTATACGTTCTGA
- a CDS encoding TrpB-like pyridoxal phosphate-dependent enzyme, producing the protein MENIRIQLDASEIPTHWYNVVADMPKPPAPPLGPDGQPVAAEKMLEIFPPNLLEQEMSAERWIAIPEEVREIYRLWRPAPLCRATRLEQALGTPAKIYYKYEGGSPAGSHKPNTAIPQAWYNRQAGIKRLSTETGAGQWGSSIALAGQMFGMEVRVYMVKVSYEQKAARRSLMRTWGAEVFASPTSQTQAGRDILAKDPFSPGSLGIAIAEAVEEAASRKDTNYVLGSVLNHVILHQTVIGLEAKKQFEKIGEYPDMIFAPCGGGSNFGGIAFPFLADKAAGRNIRLVAVEPSSCPTLTRGHYAYDYGDSSGYTPLMLMYTLGHDFVPPGIHAGGLRYHGDSPLVSQLYHEGLIEAVAVNQLATFEAGVQFARTEGIVPAPESCHGIRAVIDEALRCKETGEAKTLLFCLSGHGHFDMTSYDRYFAGELEDYAYPAEAIEAALQHLPKVG; encoded by the coding sequence ATGGAAAACATCCGGATACAACTCGACGCCTCGGAAATCCCGACCCACTGGTACAACGTCGTGGCCGACATGCCCAAGCCGCCGGCGCCGCCGCTGGGGCCGGATGGACAGCCGGTGGCGGCGGAGAAGATGCTGGAAATCTTCCCGCCCAACCTGCTCGAACAGGAGATGTCCGCCGAGCGCTGGATCGCCATTCCGGAGGAAGTGCGCGAAATCTATCGCCTCTGGCGTCCGGCGCCGCTGTGCCGGGCGACCCGGCTGGAGCAGGCGCTGGGCACGCCGGCGAAGATCTATTACAAGTACGAAGGCGGCTCGCCGGCCGGCTCGCACAAGCCGAACACCGCCATTCCGCAGGCCTGGTATAACCGCCAGGCCGGCATCAAGCGCCTGAGCACCGAAACCGGCGCCGGCCAGTGGGGTTCGTCGATCGCCCTGGCCGGGCAGATGTTCGGCATGGAAGTGCGCGTGTATATGGTCAAGGTCAGCTATGAGCAGAAAGCCGCCCGCCGCTCGCTGATGCGCACCTGGGGCGCCGAGGTGTTCGCCAGTCCGACCTCGCAAACCCAGGCCGGACGCGACATTCTCGCCAAGGATCCCTTCAGCCCCGGTTCGCTGGGCATCGCCATCGCCGAGGCGGTGGAGGAAGCCGCCTCGCGCAAGGACACCAATTACGTGCTCGGCTCGGTGCTCAACCACGTCATCCTGCACCAGACGGTGATCGGCCTGGAAGCGAAGAAGCAGTTCGAGAAGATCGGCGAGTATCCGGACATGATCTTCGCGCCCTGCGGCGGCGGCTCCAACTTCGGCGGCATCGCCTTTCCCTTTCTTGCCGACAAGGCGGCCGGCAGGAACATTCGCCTGGTGGCCGTCGAGCCGAGTTCCTGCCCGACGCTCACGCGCGGCCACTATGCCTACGACTACGGCGATTCCTCCGGCTATACGCCGCTGATGCTGATGTACACCCTGGGCCATGATTTCGTGCCGCCGGGCATCCATGCCGGCGGGCTGCGCTATCACGGCGATTCGCCGCTGGTTTCGCAGCTTTATCACGAAGGTCTGATCGAAGCCGTGGCGGTGAATCAGCTCGCCACCTTCGAGGCCGGCGTGCAGTTCGCCCGCACCGAAGGCATCGTGCCGGCGCCGGAATCCTGTCATGGCATCCGCGCGGTCATCGACGAGGCGCTGCGCTGCAAGGAGACGGGCGAAGCGAAGACGCTGCTGTTCTGCCTGTCCGGCCATGGCCATTTCGACATGACCTCCTACGACCGTTATTTCGCCGGCGAGCTGGAAGACTACGCCTATCCGGCGGAAGCGATCGAGGCCGCGCTGCAGCATCTGCCCAAGGTTGGCTGA
- the zapD gene encoding cell division protein ZapD — protein MITYEYPLNERIRTLLRLEDLFDKFQHFANSDAAENHHVALLTLFEVLEVAARADLKFDLIQELERQRQTLLGFRNNPEISEEALSGALYEIELSSAQMLAMHGKIGQYLRDNDWLMAIKNRAAIPGGVCEFDLPAYHYWLHRDPAVRRNALNDWIAPILPIRAGLSIVLRLLRASGRPEQQVATHGAFQLMLAGRTALMLRLRVDHNAPFIPEISANKYALNIRFVAPDGEDHRPRQCGENVHFELTFCNL, from the coding sequence GTGATTACCTACGAGTATCCTCTCAACGAACGCATCCGCACCCTGCTGCGTCTTGAGGATCTGTTCGACAAGTTTCAGCACTTTGCCAATTCCGACGCCGCCGAAAATCACCACGTGGCGTTGCTGACGCTGTTCGAGGTGCTCGAAGTCGCCGCGCGCGCCGATCTCAAGTTCGACCTGATCCAGGAGCTCGAACGCCAGCGTCAAACGCTGCTTGGCTTCCGCAACAATCCGGAAATTTCCGAAGAGGCGCTGTCCGGCGCGCTGTATGAAATCGAGCTGTCCAGCGCCCAGATGCTCGCCATGCACGGCAAGATCGGCCAATACCTGCGCGACAACGACTGGCTGATGGCCATCAAGAATCGCGCGGCGATTCCCGGCGGCGTCTGCGAATTCGATCTGCCCGCCTATCACTATTGGCTGCACCGCGATCCGGCCGTCCGGCGCAATGCGCTCAACGACTGGATTGCGCCGATCCTGCCGATCCGCGCCGGCCTGTCCATCGTCCTGCGCCTGCTGCGCGCTTCCGGCCGTCCCGAACAACAGGTTGCCACGCACGGCGCCTTCCAGTTGATGCTGGCCGGGCGCACGGCCTTGATGCTGCGCCTGCGCGTCGACCACAACGCCCCCTTCATCCCGGAAATCAGCGCCAACAAATATGCGCTGAACATCCGTTTCGTCGCGCCCGACGGCGAAGACCACCGCCCGCGGCAATGCGGCGAGAACGTCCATTTCGAGCTGACGTTCTGCAATCTGTAG
- the coaE gene encoding dephospho-CoA kinase (Dephospho-CoA kinase (CoaE) performs the final step in coenzyme A biosynthesis.) → MSQPITHDGRVLGLTGGIGSGKSAVAAIFGELGVPVIDVDRIAHELTAPGGAAIGDIRKIFGEALIGADGALDRAAMRRLVFGDVQAKHKLEAILHPLIGIESQRRCRAALASAPYAVLEVPLLIESGTYRNRVARIAVVDCREETQIERVISRSGLGREDVQRIMAAQAGRAERLAVADDVIDNEGPPAHLRPQIEALHRKYLDMLAAKKSLAGG, encoded by the coding sequence ATGAGCCAACCCATCACCCATGACGGCCGCGTGCTCGGCCTGACCGGCGGCATCGGCAGCGGCAAGAGCGCGGTGGCCGCCATCTTCGGCGAGCTGGGCGTGCCGGTGATCGACGTCGATCGCATCGCCCACGAGTTGACGGCGCCGGGCGGCGCGGCCATCGGAGATATCCGCAAGATTTTCGGCGAAGCGCTGATCGGCGCCGACGGCGCGCTCGACCGCGCCGCGATGCGTCGCCTCGTCTTCGGCGACGTTCAGGCCAAGCATAAGCTGGAAGCCATCCTGCATCCGCTGATCGGCATCGAGAGCCAGCGCCGCTGCCGTGCCGCGCTGGCTTCCGCGCCGTATGCCGTGCTCGAAGTGCCGCTGCTGATCGAGTCCGGCACCTACCGCAACCGCGTGGCGCGCATTGCCGTGGTCGACTGCCGCGAGGAGACCCAGATCGAGCGGGTGATCAGCCGCAGCGGCCTGGGCCGGGAAGATGTCCAGCGCATCATGGCCGCGCAGGCCGGTCGCGCCGAACGTCTCGCGGTGGCGGATGACGTCATCGACAACGAGGGTCCGCCGGCGCATTTGCGCCCGCAGATCGAGGCGCTTCATCGCAAATACCTCGACATGCTGGCGGCAAAAAAATCCCTGGCCGGAGGTTGA
- a CDS encoding SPOR domain-containing protein, translating into MTLFWRIVLLLAIFGNLLFFAWSQGYFGRLEDGREPLRIKHQLAPEKLRILAAAPESSAASTAPASAAAAPADEAICRLVGDNALPAADAQRLYERVQGEATVATGLQAVVKPIELPPRYWVHFPPLPSRELVDRKLQELRNLGITDAMPMLGDGDDHFAISLGMFSTPEAAETHLAAMQRRGVRTAVIEKRARTAAGTTGKAQVEVRGPQALVLQRLPELLNELGLARTHVADCPETSGPTKDPTPPASP; encoded by the coding sequence ATGACGCTGTTCTGGCGCATCGTTTTGCTGCTGGCGATTTTCGGCAATCTGCTGTTCTTTGCCTGGAGCCAGGGGTATTTCGGCCGTCTCGAGGATGGCCGCGAACCGCTGCGCATCAAGCATCAACTGGCGCCGGAAAAGCTGCGCATCCTGGCGGCGGCGCCAGAGTCGTCCGCTGCTTCCACTGCCCCGGCATCCGCCGCAGCCGCGCCGGCCGATGAGGCGATCTGCCGCCTCGTCGGCGACAATGCGCTGCCCGCCGCCGATGCCCAGCGCCTGTACGAGCGCGTGCAGGGGGAAGCGACTGTCGCCACCGGATTGCAGGCCGTCGTCAAGCCGATCGAATTGCCGCCGCGCTACTGGGTGCATTTCCCGCCGCTGCCCAGCCGGGAGCTTGTCGACAGGAAGCTGCAGGAGTTGAGAAACCTCGGCATTACCGACGCCATGCCCATGCTCGGCGACGGCGACGATCACTTCGCCATTTCGCTGGGCATGTTCTCCACGCCCGAAGCGGCGGAGACGCATCTTGCAGCGATGCAGCGGCGTGGCGTGCGCACGGCCGTGATCGAAAAGCGCGCCCGCACCGCTGCGGGCACCACGGGCAAGGCCCAGGTCGAGGTGCGCGGGCCGCAGGCGCTCGTGCTGCAACGCCTGCCGGAGTTGCTGAATGAGCTGGGTCTGGCCAGGACGCACGTAGCCGACTGTCCCGAGACCAGCGGCCCGACCAAAGACCCGACTCCTCCTGCATCGCCATGA
- a CDS encoding ATP-binding protein encodes MTELADFLARAEHLLARIEALLPAPPTPPDWDAAVAFRWLRGSRNARHGQLLAVPRPHRIRLDNLQGIDEQAQRIDRNTRQFVAGRSANNVLLTGARGTGKSSLVKAMFDRYAAQGLRLIEVDKQDLIDLPEIVELVAGRPERFIVFSDDLSFEASDPGYKALKSVLDGSIAGVPENLLIYATSNRRHLMPEYMSENLDTHRLGDEIHPGETTEEKISLSERFGLWLSFYPFDQDHYLAICRHWLRESGIDQWDEQLRQEALQWALSRGSRSGRVAWQFARDFAGRNVADAARTMEDGSA; translated from the coding sequence ATGACTGAACTGGCCGATTTTCTTGCCCGCGCCGAGCATTTGCTGGCGCGCATCGAAGCGTTGCTGCCGGCGCCGCCAACGCCGCCCGACTGGGATGCCGCCGTGGCCTTCCGCTGGCTGCGCGGATCGCGCAATGCGCGTCACGGCCAACTGCTGGCCGTGCCCAGACCGCACCGGATTCGCCTCGACAACCTGCAGGGTATCGATGAACAGGCGCAGCGCATCGACCGGAACACCCGCCAGTTCGTCGCCGGACGCAGCGCCAACAACGTGCTGCTGACCGGCGCGCGCGGCACCGGCAAATCCTCGCTGGTCAAGGCCATGTTCGATCGCTATGCGGCGCAGGGCCTGCGGCTGATCGAGGTGGACAAGCAGGATCTGATCGACCTGCCGGAAATCGTCGAACTGGTGGCCGGCCGGCCGGAACGCTTCATCGTCTTCAGCGACGACCTGTCCTTCGAAGCCAGCGATCCCGGCTACAAGGCGCTGAAAAGCGTGCTCGACGGCTCCATCGCCGGCGTGCCGGAAAATCTGCTGATCTACGCCACCTCCAACCGCCGCCACCTGATGCCGGAATACATGAGCGAGAATCTCGACACGCACCGTCTTGGCGACGAGATTCATCCCGGCGAAACCACCGAGGAAAAGATTTCGCTGTCCGAGCGCTTCGGCCTCTGGCTGTCCTTCTATCCTTTCGATCAGGACCACTACCTGGCCATCTGCCGGCACTGGCTGCGCGAATCGGGCATCGACCAGTGGGATGAGCAACTGCGCCAGGAAGCCCTGCAATGGGCGCTTTCGCGCGGCTCGCGCAGCGGCCGGGTGGCCTGGCAATTCGCTCGCGATTTCGCCGGGCGCAACGTAGCGGACGCAGCGCGCACGATGGAAGACGGCAGCGCATGA